The Streptomyces phaeolivaceus genome has a window encoding:
- a CDS encoding histidine-type phosphatase yields MRRTTAAVALGLGALLLAPLSAQAAPGHTSATTLSYGTKATYAPRQNARSYQSAPKGFVPVFTENVSRHGSRSATDSSDGDLILALWDKAESEGQLTSRGRKFGPEVRALEAAMAKVGYGNLSGRGKQEMRDTATRLEKRLPGLFQRIAENPGSAGKIDVVSSGQGRAVDSGNTFAAALGDAAPAVKPLIGPTRTDKDLLYFHKSSGGAAYQTWLANDQRLADTLKGIKDQPATARAATSVLKKIFKPAFVKRIEAGEFASTGSAVDAAEAVYNLYAIAPAMSEESPGGKGWGMNRYISQADAAWFGYLGDVEDFYEKGPSFADSDITYKMANVLLDDFFKQVEAKRDGTSKLGAELRFTHAEEIIPLAALMGLPGSTKGVTEARPYTYGDNAWRGADVAPLGANIQWDVFRKGSTYLVRMFYNEKETAFKSGCRPVSRNSSFYELNELERCFGRDHRE; encoded by the coding sequence ATGAGACGCACCACCGCCGCCGTGGCCCTCGGGCTCGGCGCCCTGCTGCTCGCCCCGCTGTCCGCGCAGGCCGCCCCCGGACACACCTCGGCCACCACCCTCTCCTACGGGACGAAGGCCACGTACGCGCCGCGGCAGAACGCCCGCTCGTACCAGAGCGCGCCCAAGGGCTTCGTCCCGGTGTTCACCGAGAACGTCTCCCGGCACGGCTCGCGCTCCGCCACCGACAGCTCGGACGGCGATCTGATCCTCGCCCTGTGGGACAAGGCCGAGAGCGAGGGGCAACTCACCTCGCGCGGGCGGAAGTTCGGCCCCGAGGTGCGGGCGCTCGAAGCGGCCATGGCCAAGGTCGGCTACGGCAACCTCAGCGGACGCGGCAAGCAGGAGATGCGCGACACGGCCACCCGGCTGGAGAAGCGGCTGCCGGGCCTGTTCCAGCGGATCGCCGAGAACCCCGGGAGCGCGGGGAAGATCGACGTGGTCAGCTCCGGCCAGGGCCGGGCCGTCGACAGCGGCAACACCTTCGCCGCCGCCCTCGGGGACGCCGCCCCGGCCGTCAAGCCGCTCATCGGGCCCACCCGCACCGACAAGGACCTGCTGTACTTCCACAAGTCCTCGGGCGGCGCCGCCTATCAGACCTGGCTGGCGAACGACCAGCGGCTCGCGGACACGCTGAAGGGCATCAAGGACCAGCCGGCCACCGCCCGCGCCGCCACGAGCGTCCTGAAGAAGATCTTCAAGCCGGCCTTCGTGAAGCGGATCGAGGCCGGTGAGTTCGCCTCGACCGGCAGCGCCGTCGACGCCGCCGAGGCCGTCTACAACCTTTACGCCATCGCTCCCGCGATGAGCGAGGAGAGCCCCGGCGGCAAGGGCTGGGGGATGAACCGGTACATCTCGCAAGCCGACGCCGCCTGGTTCGGCTACCTCGGGGACGTCGAGGACTTCTACGAGAAGGGCCCGAGCTTCGCCGACAGCGACATCACCTACAAGATGGCGAACGTCCTGCTCGACGACTTCTTCAAGCAGGTCGAGGCCAAGCGCGACGGCACGAGCAAGCTCGGCGCCGAACTGCGGTTCACCCACGCCGAGGAGATCATCCCGCTGGCCGCGCTGATGGGTCTGCCCGGCAGCACGAAGGGGGTCACCGAGGCCCGGCCGTACACCTACGGCGACAACGCCTGGCGCGGGGCGGACGTGGCGCCGCTGGGCGCGAACATCCAGTGGGACGTCTTCAGGAAGGGGTCCACGTATCTCGTGCGCATGTTCTACAACGAGAAGGAGACCGCCTTCAAGAGCGGTTGCCGGCCGGTGTCGAGGAACAGTTCCTTCTACGAACTGAACGAGCTGGAGCGCTGCTTCGGGCGGGACCACCGGGAATAG
- a CDS encoding isoprenyl transferase — protein MVVRGFLGRQRREYEAPTPHPSGARAPKLPGELVPKHVAIVMDGNGRWAKERGLPRTEGHKVGAERVLDVLQGSIEIGVRNISLYAFSTENWKRSPDEVRFLMNFNRDFIRKTRDQLDALGIRVRWVGRMPKLWKSVAKELQVAQEQTKDNNLLTLYFCMNYGGRAEIADAAQALAEDIRAGRLDPSKVNEKTFAKYLYYPDMPDVDLFLRPSGEQRTSNYLLWQSAYAEMVFQDVLWPDFDRRDLWRACVEFASRDRRFGGAIPNEELVAMESAMEGRTED, from the coding sequence ATGGTGGTACGCGGGTTCCTGGGGCGTCAGCGCCGCGAGTACGAGGCACCGACACCGCACCCGTCCGGCGCCCGCGCGCCCAAGCTCCCCGGCGAGCTGGTCCCCAAGCATGTGGCGATCGTCATGGACGGCAACGGCCGCTGGGCCAAGGAGCGCGGGCTGCCGCGCACCGAGGGCCACAAGGTCGGCGCCGAGCGCGTGCTCGACGTCCTCCAGGGGTCGATCGAGATCGGTGTGCGCAACATCTCCCTGTACGCCTTCTCCACCGAGAACTGGAAGCGCTCGCCCGACGAGGTCCGCTTCCTGATGAACTTCAACCGTGACTTCATCCGCAAGACCCGCGACCAGCTCGACGCACTGGGCATCCGGGTCCGCTGGGTGGGCCGGATGCCCAAGCTGTGGAAGTCGGTCGCCAAGGAACTCCAGGTCGCGCAGGAGCAGACCAAGGACAACAACCTGCTGACGCTGTACTTCTGCATGAACTACGGCGGCCGGGCCGAGATCGCCGACGCGGCGCAGGCGCTCGCCGAGGACATCCGCGCGGGGCGGCTGGACCCCTCCAAGGTCAATGAGAAGACCTTCGCGAAGTACCTCTACTACCCGGACATGCCGGACGTGGACCTGTTCCTGCGCCCCAGCGGCGAGCAGCGCACCTCCAACTACCTGCTCTGGCAGAGCGCCTACGCCGAGATGGTCTTCCAGGACGTGCTGTGGCCGGACTTCGACCGCCGTGATCTGTGGCGCGCCTGCGTGGAGTTCGCCTCCCGCGACCGCCGCTTCGGCGGCGCGATCCCGAACGAGGAACTGGTGGCGATGGAGAGCGCGATGGAAGGCCGGACGGAGGACTGA
- the recO gene encoding DNA repair protein RecO — MSLFRDDGVVLRTQKLGEADRIITLLTRGHGRVRAVARGVRRTKSKFGARLEPFSHVDVQFFARGSELIGRGLPLCTQSETIAPYGGGIVSDYARYTAGTAMLETAERFTDHEGEPAVQQYLLLVGGLRTLANGEHAPHLVLDAFLLRSLAVNGYAPSFSDCAKCGMPGPNRFFSVAAGGSVCVDCRVPGSVVPSPQTLELLAALLTGDWETADASEPRHVREGSGLVSAYLHWHLERGLRSLRYVEKS; from the coding sequence ATGAGTCTCTTCCGCGACGACGGCGTGGTGCTGCGCACCCAGAAGCTGGGTGAGGCGGACCGGATCATCACGCTGCTCACTCGTGGGCACGGGCGGGTGCGGGCGGTGGCGCGGGGGGTGCGGCGGACGAAGTCGAAGTTCGGGGCGCGGCTCGAACCCTTCTCGCATGTGGACGTGCAGTTCTTCGCCCGGGGCAGCGAGTTGATCGGCCGGGGGCTGCCGTTGTGCACCCAGAGCGAGACCATCGCTCCCTACGGCGGCGGCATCGTCAGCGACTACGCCCGCTACACCGCCGGCACGGCCATGCTGGAGACGGCCGAGCGGTTCACGGACCACGAGGGCGAGCCCGCCGTGCAGCAGTATCTGCTGCTCGTCGGCGGGCTGCGCACCCTCGCCAACGGGGAGCACGCCCCGCACCTCGTCCTCGACGCCTTCCTGCTGCGCTCCCTCGCCGTCAACGGCTACGCCCCCAGCTTCAGCGACTGCGCCAAGTGCGGCATGCCCGGCCCCAACCGGTTCTTCTCCGTCGCCGCCGGAGGCTCCGTCTGCGTGGACTGCCGGGTGCCCGGCAGCGTCGTACCCTCGCCGCAGACGCTGGAACTGCTCGCCGCGCTTCTTACGGGAGACTGGGAGACCGCGGACGCGAGCGAGCCGCGGCATGTGCGGGAGGGCAGCGGGCTGGTGTCCGCCTATCTGCACTGGCACCTGGAGCGCGGCCTGCGTTCCCTGCGCTACGTGGAAAAGTCGTAG
- a CDS encoding HD domain-containing protein, with product MHSPSRPADPLTAVTDPPLRPLPERAVALLRGLGAPPRLAAHLRLVHDVAYELADWMERRHPGLPFDRAGVLFGAATHDIGKITHPGELSGPGSAHEEAGRRLLLEHGVGPEWARFAGTHAAWAEPGIGIGIGIGIEDLLVSLADKVWKNKRVRELEDLVVGRLTEVSGRPAWEEFLALDDLLEALGADADRRLAFQATYPVHPRTRRP from the coding sequence GTGCATTCGCCCTCGCGTCCGGCCGACCCGCTGACCGCCGTCACCGACCCACCCCTGCGCCCCCTGCCCGAGCGCGCCGTCGCGCTGCTGCGCGGCCTCGGCGCCCCGCCCCGGCTCGCGGCGCATCTGCGGCTCGTGCACGACGTGGCGTACGAGCTGGCCGACTGGATGGAGCGGCGGCACCCGGGGCTGCCGTTCGACCGCGCGGGCGTGCTCTTCGGGGCGGCCACGCACGACATCGGGAAGATCACGCACCCCGGGGAGCTGTCGGGCCCCGGTTCCGCGCACGAGGAGGCCGGGCGCCGGCTGCTGCTGGAGCACGGGGTCGGGCCGGAGTGGGCGAGGTTCGCGGGGACGCACGCGGCATGGGCGGAGCCGGGGATCGGTATCGGTATCGGTATCGGTATCGAGGATCTGCTGGTTTCCCTCGCGGACAAGGTGTGGAAGAACAAGCGGGTCCGGGAGCTGGAGGATCTCGTCGTCGGGCGGCTGACCGAGGTGAGCGGCAGGCCCGCCTGGGAGGAGTTCCTCGCCCTCGACGACCTGCTGGAGGCGCTCGGCGCCGACGCGGACCGGCGACTGGCCTTCCAGGCGACCTACCCCGTCCACCCGCGGACCCGGCGGCCCTAG
- a CDS encoding AfsR/SARP family transcriptional regulator: protein MELEFRLLGPVEAWHGDRPLRLGGPKPRALLAVLLLRAGQVVPADALVDVIWGDEPPDTARALVQTYVSALRRALPAGAAEAIETRPPGYVMRPGVGRVDLAGFEARTADGRRAAAEGDHEEAARLLREALELWRGPALGGVGEALRGEAGRLEEARQAALEERIAAELETGGHEAELVTELTALVEDHPARERPRGQLMLGLYRLGRQADALAVYAEGRAVLAEELGLDPGPELNRLYEAILRADPALLAPTAEAPPPASPAPRPVSLLPPAIADFTGREKELARVVEGLTGEREAMPVVVVSGAAGVGKSALAVQAAHRVAGDYPDGQLYAELHGFSEPVPPAEVLGRLLRALGADPPEDTAERGDLFRSLVAGRRILLVLDDANGEAQVRPLLPGSASCGVLVTSRARLGGLVGARRTDLDVLDDARGLELLTRVTGPDRTPDDPREQAAARRIVELCGGLPLALRIAGARLATRRHWTPSVLAERLADEHRRLDELSVGDLEVRAGLGLSYQALDGRARRVLRRIAGLGSADVALWTVAALSGTSEDEAEEILERLLDAQLINCPGTDQVGQPRYRLHDLVRVYATERAEAEDPVDDRTAAVGRALSAGLWLMDRVTEKSPSGAVTLRQRLTRAPLQGRGEPREQPRTTESRETTEPPTPVGAQTTRRALEDPFAWFDAEADTLTNAVERAAAMGLHTLACEAAAALCSSSFAIKNRFDAWWRSHDAALAAARRAEDRSGEALLIIGLGQLRYEQDRIAESQEYFRTAERICTELGDVRGRSAALAGLGSACREVGELRDAERALTDAADGFRRVGDDTGVGVACRYGGSVRLELGDQEGAFPLLDESLRAYRRLGSRRGEALALRTLSLVHRSLGAYEEAARVAEQALGILRALGDPHMAAYALRARAKARMRLGHLWEAEAELHEILEVCRVHEDRFGEALTLRTLGECALAEGRLPDAEGLLTASAALWAVLALPLPRARALRDLSVVRAALGDRTGAEALRAEALAVFNACEARERYEPWPWV from the coding sequence GTGGAGCTGGAATTCCGACTGCTCGGCCCGGTCGAGGCGTGGCACGGTGACAGACCCCTGCGGCTGGGCGGGCCGAAACCCCGGGCGCTGCTGGCCGTACTGCTGCTCCGGGCCGGTCAGGTGGTGCCCGCGGACGCCCTCGTCGACGTGATCTGGGGCGACGAACCCCCGGACACCGCGCGGGCGCTGGTGCAGACGTATGTGTCGGCGCTGCGGCGGGCCCTGCCCGCCGGCGCGGCGGAGGCGATCGAGACCCGGCCGCCGGGCTATGTGATGCGGCCCGGCGTCGGACGGGTCGACCTCGCGGGGTTCGAGGCGCGCACGGCGGACGGGCGCCGGGCCGCCGCCGAAGGGGACCACGAGGAGGCCGCCCGGCTGCTGCGCGAGGCCCTGGAGCTGTGGCGCGGGCCCGCGCTCGGCGGGGTCGGGGAGGCGCTGCGGGGTGAGGCCGGACGGCTGGAGGAGGCCCGGCAGGCGGCCCTGGAGGAACGTATCGCCGCCGAACTGGAGACCGGCGGGCACGAGGCGGAGCTGGTCACCGAGCTGACCGCGCTGGTCGAGGACCATCCGGCCCGGGAGCGGCCACGCGGCCAGCTGATGCTGGGCCTGTACCGGCTGGGCCGGCAGGCCGACGCGCTGGCCGTCTACGCGGAGGGGCGGGCCGTGCTCGCCGAGGAGCTGGGGCTCGACCCCGGCCCGGAGCTGAACCGGCTGTACGAGGCCATCCTGCGGGCCGACCCGGCCCTACTGGCCCCGACCGCGGAAGCACCCCCGCCGGCCTCTCCCGCGCCCCGGCCGGTGTCCCTCCTGCCGCCCGCCATCGCGGACTTCACCGGCCGGGAGAAGGAACTCGCGCGGGTGGTCGAGGGGTTGACCGGCGAGCGGGAGGCGATGCCCGTGGTCGTGGTCTCGGGGGCCGCCGGGGTGGGCAAGTCCGCGCTCGCCGTGCAGGCCGCGCACCGGGTCGCCGGGGACTATCCCGACGGTCAGCTCTACGCCGAACTGCACGGCTTCAGCGAGCCCGTGCCGCCCGCCGAGGTCCTGGGCCGGCTGCTGCGGGCGCTCGGCGCCGACCCGCCGGAGGACACGGCCGAGCGCGGCGACCTGTTCCGCAGTCTGGTCGCCGGGCGGCGGATCCTGCTGGTCCTGGACGACGCCAACGGCGAGGCCCAGGTACGGCCGCTGCTGCCGGGCAGCGCCTCCTGCGGGGTCCTGGTGACCTCACGGGCCAGGCTCGGCGGGCTCGTCGGGGCCCGCCGCACCGATCTGGACGTCCTGGACGACGCCCGGGGCCTGGAACTGCTCACCCGGGTCACCGGCCCGGACCGCACCCCGGACGACCCGCGTGAACAGGCCGCCGCCCGCCGGATCGTGGAGCTGTGCGGCGGTCTGCCGCTGGCCCTGCGGATCGCGGGCGCCCGGCTCGCCACCCGCCGCCACTGGACGCCCAGCGTGCTCGCCGAGCGCCTCGCCGACGAGCACCGCCGCCTCGACGAGCTGTCCGTGGGCGATCTGGAGGTCCGGGCCGGCCTCGGCCTCAGCTACCAGGCCCTGGACGGCCGCGCCCGCCGCGTGCTGCGCCGTATCGCCGGCCTCGGCTCGGCCGATGTCGCCCTGTGGACGGTCGCCGCGCTCTCCGGCACCTCCGAGGACGAGGCCGAGGAGATCCTCGAACGCCTCCTGGACGCCCAGCTCATCAACTGCCCCGGCACCGACCAGGTCGGCCAGCCCCGCTACCGCCTGCACGACCTGGTCCGCGTCTACGCCACCGAACGCGCCGAGGCCGAGGACCCGGTGGACGACCGCACGGCAGCGGTCGGCAGAGCGCTCTCGGCGGGCCTGTGGCTGATGGACAGAGTGACGGAGAAGTCCCCGTCGGGCGCGGTCACTTTGCGACAGAGGCTCACACGAGCGCCCCTGCAGGGGCGCGGGGAACCGCGCGAGCAACCAAGGACAACCGAAAGCCGCGAAACAACAGAACCCCCCACCCCGGTAGGCGCCCAGACGACCCGCCGCGCCCTCGAAGACCCCTTCGCCTGGTTCGACGCGGAGGCGGACACCCTCACCAACGCGGTCGAGCGCGCCGCGGCGATGGGCCTGCACACCCTCGCCTGCGAAGCCGCCGCCGCGCTCTGCTCCTCCTCCTTCGCCATCAAGAACCGCTTCGACGCCTGGTGGCGCAGTCACGACGCCGCCCTCGCCGCGGCGCGCCGCGCGGAGGACCGCTCGGGCGAGGCCCTGCTGATCATCGGCCTCGGCCAGCTCCGCTACGAACAGGACCGCATCGCCGAGTCCCAGGAGTACTTCCGCACCGCCGAGCGCATCTGCACCGAACTCGGCGACGTACGCGGCCGTTCCGCCGCCCTCGCCGGCCTCGGCAGCGCCTGCCGCGAGGTCGGTGAACTCCGGGACGCGGAACGCGCCCTGACCGACGCCGCCGACGGCTTCCGCCGGGTCGGCGACGACACCGGTGTCGGCGTGGCCTGCCGGTACGGCGGTTCCGTACGCCTCGAACTCGGCGACCAGGAAGGGGCGTTCCCCCTCCTCGACGAGTCGCTGCGGGCCTATCGGCGGCTCGGCAGCCGGCGCGGCGAGGCGCTGGCGCTGCGCACGCTCAGCCTGGTGCACCGCTCGCTCGGCGCGTACGAGGAGGCCGCGCGGGTGGCCGAACAGGCGCTGGGGATCCTGCGGGCGCTCGGCGACCCGCACATGGCGGCGTACGCCCTGCGGGCCCGCGCCAAGGCCCGGATGCGGCTCGGGCACCTGTGGGAGGCGGAGGCCGAGCTGCACGAGATCCTGGAGGTCTGCCGGGTCCACGAGGACCGCTTCGGCGAGGCGCTGACGCTGCGCACGCTCGGCGAGTGCGCGCTCGCCGAGGGGCGGCTGCCGGACGCGGAGGGGCTGCTGACCGCCTCCGCCGCGCTCTGGGCCGTACTCGCGCTGCCGCTGCCCCGGGCCCGCGCCCTGCGCGATCTCTCCGTCGTCCGGGCCGCGCTCGGCGACCGGACGGGCGCGGAGGCGCTGCGGGCCGAGGCGCTGGCGGTGTTCAACGCCTGCGAGGCCCGCGAACGGTACGAGCCGTGGCCGTGGGTGTGA
- a CDS encoding type II toxin-antitoxin system PemK/MazF family toxin: MARRTDSSCLGKAVKGYLLLTAWLTAGYALALPIALADLPAGRYTLPEQPTAGQAAAVYGAPFAVALGVAAFTRWSRRGPWWAYAGHAAVLLVASQAAVVWAEARFDLSQGDTPGLIQSGAAALTAYLSHRAVRWWDDGGFHHGRRRPAPGEIWHAYVPYRDTEGGKERYCVVMRPRLRHVEVLQITSQDKDRRADHIRIPNAGWDHSSGKDHWVEIGLPPRVVRYDWFTEAGPKGDCPKQTWRQLRARQPATGPVSALRSRISGSGITPTATARTVRGPRRR; encoded by the coding sequence GTGGCCCGTCGCACCGACAGCTCGTGTCTGGGCAAGGCCGTCAAGGGCTATCTGCTGCTCACCGCCTGGCTGACGGCCGGTTACGCGCTGGCGCTGCCGATCGCCCTGGCCGACCTGCCGGCCGGCCGCTACACGCTGCCGGAGCAGCCGACGGCCGGGCAGGCGGCGGCCGTGTACGGCGCCCCCTTCGCCGTCGCGCTGGGCGTCGCCGCGTTCACCCGATGGTCCCGGCGCGGCCCCTGGTGGGCCTACGCCGGCCACGCGGCGGTGCTGCTCGTGGCCTCCCAGGCGGCCGTGGTCTGGGCCGAGGCCCGGTTCGACCTGTCGCAGGGGGACACCCCGGGGCTGATCCAGAGCGGGGCGGCGGCGCTCACCGCGTACCTCTCCCACCGGGCGGTGCGCTGGTGGGACGACGGCGGCTTCCACCACGGCCGGCGCCGGCCCGCGCCCGGCGAGATCTGGCACGCGTACGTTCCGTACCGGGACACCGAGGGCGGCAAGGAACGGTACTGCGTGGTGATGCGGCCCCGGCTCCGCCATGTCGAGGTCCTCCAGATCACCAGCCAGGACAAGGACCGTCGCGCCGATCACATCCGGATCCCCAACGCGGGCTGGGACCACTCCTCCGGCAAGGACCACTGGGTCGAGATCGGCCTGCCGCCCCGGGTCGTCCGCTACGACTGGTTCACCGAGGCCGGGCCCAAGGGCGACTGCCCGAAGCAGACCTGGCGACAGCTCCGGGCCCGGCAGCCGGCCACCGGCCCGGTCTCCGCGCTCCGCTCCCGGATCAGCGGGAGCGGGATCACACCCACGGCCACGGCTCGTACCGTTCGCGGGCCTCGCAGGCGTTGA
- a CDS encoding M15 family metallopeptidase has protein sequence MPSIILMSDPEVAGVPVQECGEPLVDLRELPFVVVDSRQADPEGSYAHLREGVAWRLARAARLLPDGLRLLVTEGYRPLSLQIEYFERYAAELREANPDWSAEYLHVQTSRSLSPPEIGPHVAGAAVDLTLCTAAGEELDMGTRLDASPEESDDACYTDAPNISETARRNRRTLSAALTTAGLVNYPTEWWHWSYGDRYWALMTGAPHALYGPAGTGP, from the coding sequence ATGCCTTCGATCATCCTCATGAGCGACCCCGAGGTCGCCGGTGTCCCGGTCCAGGAGTGCGGTGAACCCCTCGTCGATCTGAGGGAACTGCCCTTCGTGGTGGTCGACTCCCGTCAGGCGGACCCCGAGGGGTCGTACGCGCACCTCCGCGAGGGCGTCGCCTGGCGTCTGGCCCGCGCCGCCCGGCTGCTCCCCGACGGGCTGCGGCTGCTGGTCACCGAGGGGTACCGGCCGCTCTCCCTGCAGATCGAGTACTTCGAGCGGTACGCCGCCGAACTGCGCGAGGCCAACCCGGACTGGTCGGCGGAGTATCTCCACGTCCAGACCAGCCGTTCCCTCTCGCCGCCGGAGATCGGGCCGCATGTCGCCGGCGCCGCGGTCGACCTCACCCTGTGCACCGCCGCCGGGGAGGAACTCGACATGGGCACGCGTCTCGACGCCAGCCCCGAGGAGAGCGACGACGCCTGCTACACCGACGCGCCGAACATCTCCGAGACCGCCCGCCGCAACCGCCGCACGCTCAGCGCGGCGCTCACCACGGCCGGGCTGGTCAACTACCCCACCGAGTGGTGGCACTGGTCGTACGGGGACCGGTACTGGGCGCTGATGACGGGCGCGCCGCACGCGCTGTACGGACCCGCCGGGACCGGCCCCTAG
- a CDS encoding AraC family transcriptional regulator has protein sequence MSPDGQHGTGTGEHRGAGGEVWWDTGPVVERTPPAMLRGPHPTAIFIGHFAMPRGTAFTRHWHAVHQLAWSAKGLLRVTTRRGSWLLPPTLALWIPARVPHTTESVGDTVMRSPYVDPVSCPGIDWREPTVVEAGPLPRALIEHLLRTDLTAEARARAEAVLLDVLRPVPVTSVTAPEPRDPRARAVAHALTAHPADARPLAAWGTEVGASARTLARLFVAETGLAFGQWREQARMRAAMPLLAEGLPLDSVAHRVGYASASSFVAAFHRVVGVTPRQYFPVHG, from the coding sequence ATGTCGCCAGACGGACAGCACGGTACGGGGACGGGCGAGCACCGGGGCGCGGGCGGCGAGGTGTGGTGGGACACCGGGCCGGTCGTCGAACGCACCCCGCCCGCCATGCTGCGGGGCCCGCACCCCACCGCGATCTTCATCGGGCACTTCGCGATGCCGCGCGGCACCGCCTTCACCCGGCACTGGCACGCGGTCCACCAACTCGCCTGGTCGGCCAAGGGGTTGCTGCGGGTCACCACCCGGCGGGGCTCCTGGCTGCTGCCGCCCACCCTCGCCCTGTGGATCCCCGCCCGCGTCCCGCACACCACCGAGTCGGTCGGCGACACGGTGATGCGCAGCCCGTACGTGGACCCCGTGAGCTGCCCCGGCATCGACTGGCGGGAGCCGACGGTGGTGGAGGCGGGCCCGTTGCCGCGGGCGCTCATCGAACACCTCCTGCGCACCGACCTGACCGCCGAGGCCCGCGCCCGCGCCGAGGCCGTCCTCCTCGACGTCCTGCGGCCCGTCCCCGTGACCAGCGTCACCGCCCCCGAGCCCCGCGACCCCAGGGCCCGCGCGGTGGCCCACGCCCTCACCGCGCACCCCGCCGACGCCCGGCCGCTCGCCGCCTGGGGCACCGAGGTCGGCGCGAGCGCCCGCACCCTGGCCCGGCTCTTCGTCGCCGAGACCGGCCTCGCCTTCGGCCAGTGGCGCGAACAGGCCCGGATGCGCGCCGCGATGCCGCTGCTCGCCGAGGGCCTCCCCCTCGACTCCGTCGCCCACCGCGTCGGCTACGCCTCCGCCAGCTCCTTCGTCGCCGCGTTCCACCGCGTCGTGGGCGTGACACCACGCCAGTACTTCCCCGTACACGGCTGA
- a CDS encoding class I SAM-dependent methyltransferase, giving the protein MNQIHRRICGSEKWALKTRELLLPWALDGVDLGTDVLEIGPGYGANLRVLVEQVPHLTAVEVDAATARLLDVAWGERARIVHADGAATPLPDASFDSVVCFTMLHHVPTAEQQDRIFAEAFRVLRPGGTFAGSDSLPGLRFRLIHFRDTMNVVDPATLPARLTRAGFTDVAVGVHEQGGSLRFRARRP; this is encoded by the coding sequence ATGAATCAGATACACCGAAGGATCTGCGGCTCCGAGAAGTGGGCGCTCAAGACCCGGGAACTGCTGCTGCCCTGGGCCCTCGACGGGGTAGACCTGGGGACGGACGTGCTGGAGATCGGGCCCGGGTACGGCGCCAATCTGCGGGTCCTCGTCGAACAGGTGCCGCACCTGACCGCCGTGGAGGTCGACGCCGCGACCGCCCGGCTGCTGGACGTCGCGTGGGGCGAGCGTGCCCGGATCGTGCACGCGGACGGGGCGGCGACGCCGCTGCCGGACGCGTCGTTCGACTCGGTCGTCTGCTTCACGATGCTCCACCATGTGCCGACCGCCGAGCAGCAGGACCGGATCTTCGCGGAGGCGTTCCGGGTGCTGCGCCCCGGCGGCACCTTCGCGGGCAGCGACAGCCTGCCGGGCCTCCGTTTCCGGCTGATCCACTTCCGGGACACCATGAACGTCGTCGACCCGGCGACGCTGCCCGCCCGGCTGACGCGCGCGGGTTTCACGGACGTCGCCGTGGGCGTGCACGAGCAGGGCGGCAGCCTCCGCTTCCGCGCGCGCCGGCCGTAG
- a CDS encoding protein-tyrosine phosphatase family protein: MGETPTDPWNPSDPGVLRLPSGRLVRGRGLRRPLPEGTVPTYAVYCLGKQPPEVPWSSRWLRWPDFRLPGDRAEAAEVLRDAWRRAATDRVELACGGGRGRTGTALACLAVLDGVPPEEAVAYVRRHYDRHAVETPWQRRYVRRFGA; encoded by the coding sequence ATGGGGGAGACACCCACCGATCCCTGGAATCCGTCCGATCCGGGTGTGCTGCGGCTGCCCTCCGGACGGCTGGTGCGCGGCCGTGGGCTGCGCCGGCCGCTCCCGGAGGGAACAGTCCCCACCTACGCCGTGTACTGCCTCGGCAAGCAGCCGCCCGAAGTGCCCTGGTCCTCCCGTTGGTTGCGCTGGCCCGACTTCCGGCTGCCCGGCGACCGTGCCGAGGCCGCCGAGGTGCTGCGGGACGCCTGGCGGCGGGCGGCCACCGACCGCGTCGAACTCGCCTGCGGCGGCGGCCGGGGCCGCACCGGCACCGCGCTGGCCTGCCTGGCGGTGCTGGACGGCGTACCCCCGGAGGAGGCCGTGGCGTACGTCCGCCGCCACTACGACCGGCACGCGGTGGAGACGCCCTGGCAGCGGCGGTACGTACGCCGCTTCGGGGCCTGA